Proteins co-encoded in one Lynx canadensis isolate LIC74 chromosome C1, mLynCan4.pri.v2, whole genome shotgun sequence genomic window:
- the HJV gene encoding hemojuvelin isoform X2, producing MKASFPGCTGVPRASCIAPPSGTPTCAAFTTTFTRAVSKELGPCWIMTSFLSRPPAPPWHRGPTPPPPGRSGTQQQLQTLSWSPTLTIIFKNMQECIDQKVYQAEVDNLPAAFEDGSINGGDRPGGSSLSIGTANPGNHVEIRAAYIGTTIIIRQTAGQLSFSIKVAEDVARAFSAEQDLQLCVGGCPPSQRLSRSERSRRGALTIDTARRLCKEGLPVEDAYFHSCVFDVLISGDPNFTVAAQAALEDARAFLPDLEKLHLFPSDAGVPLSSGTLLAPLIWSGLFVLWLCIQ from the exons ATGAAGGCCAGTTTTCCCGGCTGCACGGGCGTCCCCCGGGCTTCTTGCATTGCGCCTCCTTCGGGGACCCCCACGTGCGCAGCTTTCACCACCACTTTCACACGTGCCGTGTCCAAGGAGCTTGGCCCCTGCTGGATAATGACTTCCTTTTTGTCCAGGCCACCAGCTCCCCCGTGGCATCGGGGGCCAACGCCACCGCCACCCGGAAGGTCAGGGACTCAGCAGCAACTCCAGACCCTCTCATGGTCGCCCACG CTCACCATTATATTTAAGAACATGCAGGAATGCATTGATCAGAAGGTCTACCAGGCTGAGGTGGACAATCTTCCGGCAGCCTTTGAAGATGGCTCTATCAATGGAGGTGACCGACCCGGGGGGTCCAGTCTGTCCATTGGAACTGCTAACCCTGGGAACCACGTGGAGATCCGAGCCGCCTATATTGGCACAACTATAATCATCCGGCAGACAGCTGGGCAGCTCTCCTTCTCCATCAAGGTAGCAGAGGACGTGGCCCGGGCCTTCTCAGCTGAGCAAGACCTGCAGCTCTGTGTTGGGGGGTGCCCCCCAAGTCAGCGACTCTCTCGCTCAGAGCGCAGCCGCCGGGGAGCTCTGACCATTGACACCGCCAGACGGCTGTGTAAGGAAGGGCTGCCAGTTGAAGACGCTTATTTCCACTCCTGTGTCTTTGATGTTTTGATCTCTGGTGACCCGAACTTCACTGTGGCAGCTCAGGCGGCTTTGGAGGATGCCCGAGCCTTCCTGCCGGACTTAGAAAAGCTGCACCTCTTCCCCTCGGATGCGGGGGTTCCTCTTTCCTCGGGAACCCTCCTAGCCCCACTCATTTGGAGTGGGCTCTTTGTTCTGTGGCTTTGCATTCAGTAA
- the LOC115520278 gene encoding thioredoxin-interacting protein: protein MVMFKKIKSFEVVFNDPEKVYGSGEKVAGRVVVEVCEVTRVKAVRILACGVAKVLWMQGSQQCKQTSEYLRYEDTLLLEDEPTGENEMVIMRPGNKYEYKFGFELPQGPLGTSFKGKYGCVDYWVKAFLDRPSQPTQETKKIFEVMDLVDVNTPDLMAPVSAKKEKKVSCMFIPDGRVSVSARIDRKGFCEGDEISIHADFENTCSRIVVPKAAIVARHTYLANGQTKVLTQKLSSVRGNHIISGTCASWRGKSLRVQKIRPSILGCNILRVEYSLLIYVSVPGSKKVILDLPLVIGSRSGLSSRTSSMASRTSSEMSWVDLNIPDTPEAPPCYMDIIPEDHRLESPTTPLLDDTDSPQDSPIFMYAPEFQFMPPPTYTEVDPCILNNNVQ, encoded by the exons ATGGTGATGTTCAAGAAGATCAAATCTTTTGAGGTGGTCTTTAACGACCCTGAAAAGGTGTACGGCAGTGGGGAGAAGGTGGCTGGCCGGGTGGTAGTGGAGGTTTGTGAAGTCACTCGAGTCAAAGCTGTCAGGATCCTGGCTTGCGGAGTGGCGAAGGTCCTGTGGATGCAGGGATCCCAGCAGTGCAAACAAACCTCCGAGTACTTGCGCTACGAAGACACGCTTCTCTTGGAAGACGAGCCCACAG gtGAGAATGAGATGGTGATCATGAGACCTGGAAACAAATACGAGTACAAGTTTGGCTTTGAGCTTCCTCAGGG GCCTTTGGGAACATCCTTCAAAGGAAAGTATGGGTGTGTAGACTACTGGGTGAAGGCTTTTCTTGATCGCCCCAGCCAGCCCACTCAAGAGACCAAGAAAATTTTCGAAGTGATGGATCTAGTGGATGTCAATACTCCTGATTTAATG gcCCCTGTGTCTgctaaaaaggagaagaaagtttCCTGCATGTTCATTCCTGATGGGCGAGTGTCTGTCTCTGCCCGAATTGACAGAAAAGGATTCTGTGAAG GTGATGAGATTTCTATCCATGCTGACTTTGAGAATACATGTTCCCGCATCGTGGTCCCCAAAGCTGCCATAGTAGCCCGCCACACTTACCTTGCCAATGGCCAAACCAAAGTGTTGACGCAGAAGCTGTCATCGGTCAGAGGCAATCATATCATCTCAGGAACCTGTGCATCGTGGCGTGGCAAGAGCCTTCGGGTGCAGAAGATTAGGCCTTCTATCCTGGGCTGCAACATCCTTCGAGTTGAATACTCCTTACTG ATCTATGTCAGCGTCCCCGGCTCCAAGAAAGTCATCCTTGATCTGCCCCTCGTAATTGGTAGCCGGTCAGGTCTGAGCAGCCGGACATCCAGCATGGCCAGCCGAACCAGCTCTGAGATGAGTTGGGTAGATCTAAACATCCCCGATACCCCAGAAG ctcctccTTGCTACATGGATATCATTCCTGAAGATCACCGATTGGAGAGCCCCACCACTCCTCTGCTAGATGACACAGACAGTCCTCAAGACAGCCCTATTTTTATGTACGCTCCCGAATTCCAGTTCATGCCACCACCTACCTACACAGAG gtggatCCCTGCATTCTCAACAACAATGTGCAGTGA
- the HJV gene encoding hemojuvelin isoform X3: MGDPGRSPHGSPPTLSTLTLLLLLCGHAHSQCKILRCNAEPPAPPWHRGPTPPPPGRSGTQQQLQTLSWSPTLTIIFKNMQECIDQKVYQAEVDNLPAAFEDGSINGGDRPGGSSLSIGTANPGNHVEIRAAYIGTTIIIRQTAGQLSFSIKVAEDVARAFSAEQDLQLCVGGCPPSQRLSRSERSRRGALTIDTARRLCKEGLPVEDAYFHSCVFDVLISGDPNFTVAAQAALEDARAFLPDLEKLHLFPSDAGVPLSSGTLLAPLIWSGLFVLWLCIQ, translated from the exons ATGGGGGATCCAGGCCGGTCCCCCCATGGCAGCCCCCCAACTCTAAGCACTCTCACCCTCCTGCTGCTCCTCTGTGGACATG CTCATTCTCAATGCAAGATCCTCCGCTGCAATGCTGA GCCACCAGCTCCCCCGTGGCATCGGGGGCCAACGCCACCGCCACCCGGAAGGTCAGGGACTCAGCAGCAACTCCAGACCCTCTCATGGTCGCCCACG CTCACCATTATATTTAAGAACATGCAGGAATGCATTGATCAGAAGGTCTACCAGGCTGAGGTGGACAATCTTCCGGCAGCCTTTGAAGATGGCTCTATCAATGGAGGTGACCGACCCGGGGGGTCCAGTCTGTCCATTGGAACTGCTAACCCTGGGAACCACGTGGAGATCCGAGCCGCCTATATTGGCACAACTATAATCATCCGGCAGACAGCTGGGCAGCTCTCCTTCTCCATCAAGGTAGCAGAGGACGTGGCCCGGGCCTTCTCAGCTGAGCAAGACCTGCAGCTCTGTGTTGGGGGGTGCCCCCCAAGTCAGCGACTCTCTCGCTCAGAGCGCAGCCGCCGGGGAGCTCTGACCATTGACACCGCCAGACGGCTGTGTAAGGAAGGGCTGCCAGTTGAAGACGCTTATTTCCACTCCTGTGTCTTTGATGTTTTGATCTCTGGTGACCCGAACTTCACTGTGGCAGCTCAGGCGGCTTTGGAGGATGCCCGAGCCTTCCTGCCGGACTTAGAAAAGCTGCACCTCTTCCCCTCGGATGCGGGGGTTCCTCTTTCCTCGGGAACCCTCCTAGCCCCACTCATTTGGAGTGGGCTCTTTGTTCTGTGGCTTTGCATTCAGTAA
- the HJV gene encoding hemojuvelin isoform X1, translating to MGDPGRSPHGSPPTLSTLTLLLLLCGHAHSQCKILRCNAEYVSSTLSLRGGRSPGALRGGAGGGGRGGGVGSGGLCRALRSYALCTRRTARTCRGDLAFHSAVHGIEDLMIQHNCSRQGPTAPPPARGPALPGAGPARSSGPPAPDPCDYEGQFSRLHGRPPGFLHCASFGDPHVRSFHHHFHTCRVQGAWPLLDNDFLFVQATSSPVASGANATATRKLTIIFKNMQECIDQKVYQAEVDNLPAAFEDGSINGGDRPGGSSLSIGTANPGNHVEIRAAYIGTTIIIRQTAGQLSFSIKVAEDVARAFSAEQDLQLCVGGCPPSQRLSRSERSRRGALTIDTARRLCKEGLPVEDAYFHSCVFDVLISGDPNFTVAAQAALEDARAFLPDLEKLHLFPSDAGVPLSSGTLLAPLIWSGLFVLWLCIQ from the exons ATGGGGGATCCAGGCCGGTCCCCCCATGGCAGCCCCCCAACTCTAAGCACTCTCACCCTCCTGCTGCTCCTCTGTGGACATG CTCATTCTCAATGCAAGATCCTCCGCTGCAATGCTGAGTATGTATCGTCCACCCTGAGCCTTAGAGGTGGGAGGTCACCGGGAGCCCTgcgaggaggagcaggaggagggggccgAGGTGGAGGGGTGGGCTCCGGCGGCCTCTGTCGAGCCCTCCGCTCCTACGCTCTCTGCACCCGGCGCACCGCCCGCACCTGCCGCGGGGACCTGGCCTTCCATTCGGCGGTGCACGGGATCGAAGACCTGATGATCCAGCACAACTGCTCCCGCCAGGGCCccacggccccgcccccggcccgcggCCCCGCCCTTCCAGGCGCAGGCCCCGCCCGCTCCTCCGGCCCCCCAGCCCCGGACCCCTGTGACTATGAAGGCCAGTTTTCCCGGCTGCACGGGCGTCCCCCGGGCTTCTTGCATTGCGCCTCCTTCGGGGACCCCCACGTGCGCAGCTTTCACCACCACTTTCACACGTGCCGTGTCCAAGGAGCTTGGCCCCTGCTGGATAATGACTTCCTTTTTGTCCAGGCCACCAGCTCCCCCGTGGCATCGGGGGCCAACGCCACCGCCACCCGGAAG CTCACCATTATATTTAAGAACATGCAGGAATGCATTGATCAGAAGGTCTACCAGGCTGAGGTGGACAATCTTCCGGCAGCCTTTGAAGATGGCTCTATCAATGGAGGTGACCGACCCGGGGGGTCCAGTCTGTCCATTGGAACTGCTAACCCTGGGAACCACGTGGAGATCCGAGCCGCCTATATTGGCACAACTATAATCATCCGGCAGACAGCTGGGCAGCTCTCCTTCTCCATCAAGGTAGCAGAGGACGTGGCCCGGGCCTTCTCAGCTGAGCAAGACCTGCAGCTCTGTGTTGGGGGGTGCCCCCCAAGTCAGCGACTCTCTCGCTCAGAGCGCAGCCGCCGGGGAGCTCTGACCATTGACACCGCCAGACGGCTGTGTAAGGAAGGGCTGCCAGTTGAAGACGCTTATTTCCACTCCTGTGTCTTTGATGTTTTGATCTCTGGTGACCCGAACTTCACTGTGGCAGCTCAGGCGGCTTTGGAGGATGCCCGAGCCTTCCTGCCGGACTTAGAAAAGCTGCACCTCTTCCCCTCGGATGCGGGGGTTCCTCTTTCCTCGGGAACCCTCCTAGCCCCACTCATTTGGAGTGGGCTCTTTGTTCTGTGGCTTTGCATTCAGTAA